A genomic window from Streptomyces sp. HUAS YS2 includes:
- a CDS encoding S26 family signal peptidase, translating into MSTAAAVWWIRRTYVAVNVVGSSMEPTLRPGARVIVRRGAVRLRADDLVVIAEPDAITGWPQSGRPAPRGLDESPWNIKRAVGMPGDPMPAGSSQPGPVPPGHIAVKGDGPYSSDSRHFGPCPQDQILGRVVRVLRTGAPTG; encoded by the coding sequence GTGTCGACTGCCGCGGCCGTCTGGTGGATCAGGCGCACCTACGTGGCCGTAAACGTCGTCGGAAGCAGCATGGAACCCACGCTCCGCCCCGGCGCCCGGGTCATCGTCCGCAGGGGAGCCGTGCGTCTGAGGGCCGATGATCTGGTCGTCATCGCCGAGCCAGACGCCATCACCGGCTGGCCGCAGAGCGGCCGGCCCGCGCCGCGGGGGCTGGACGAGTCGCCGTGGAACATCAAGCGGGCCGTGGGAATGCCCGGTGACCCCATGCCCGCCGGATCGTCACAGCCGGGTCCCGTTCCTCCCGGGCACATCGCCGTCAAGGGCGACGGCCCGTACAGCAGTGACTCCCGGCACTTCGGGCCGTGCCCCCAGGACCAGATCCTGGGGCGGGTCGTGCGCGTCCTGCGGACGGGTGCGCCGACCGGCTGA
- a CDS encoding ABC transporter ATP-binding protein, giving the protein MATVGGWREFLSRTVSIVALTWRAGPGAFLIHLSCTLVQGLIPAGVALQLKWLLNQIGQDPARHGPGAGPLMLVVGVAVLGLLAAVLPLATQYVQSRLTRGIVLRVQEDLFSSVNRFDGIAKFESPRFLDSLQLAQQSAIGAPQAITQSLFGLIQNTLSVSSLLTVLHFISPTMTVLTVAAALPALAIQIRLSRQRAKMVWSISPRNRRQIFYQSLMTNVSAIKETKLFGIGSFLLGRMNSETRAINAAEERVDRKALLAQAPLAVLGAVIAGSGMVWIVGAATSGTFNAGDITAFITTIGGVQGSLTSTVALVTTYHHALVLYGHYVEVTTAANDLPAARTSGATPALAHRITFDDVWFRYSEDGPWVLRGVSFTIEQGSSLALVGLNGAGKSTVVKLLLRLYDPEKGVIRWDGADLRNLDLPTLRDRISAVFQDFVRYDLSAAENIGIGDVQRLDDQSRIEASAKEAGIHEHLTGLSRGYHTLLSRTFPDMEGDPDADFAGVVLSGGQWQRLALARALMRVGRDLLVLDEPSSGMDPAAEQQLHAQLKVYREGATSLLISHRLGVLRDADRIIVLEDGRITESGSHDELMRIDGEYARLFTIQAANYTENIESGATL; this is encoded by the coding sequence CCCGGCACGGCCCCGGCGCCGGCCCCCTCATGCTCGTCGTCGGCGTGGCCGTGCTGGGACTGCTCGCCGCAGTGCTGCCGCTCGCCACCCAGTACGTTCAGTCGCGGCTCACCCGAGGCATCGTGCTGCGCGTTCAGGAGGATCTGTTCTCCTCCGTCAACAGGTTCGACGGCATTGCGAAGTTCGAGTCCCCGCGCTTCCTCGACAGTCTCCAGCTCGCCCAGCAATCGGCGATCGGGGCACCGCAGGCGATCACCCAGTCCCTGTTCGGACTGATCCAGAACACCCTCTCCGTGTCGAGTCTCCTCACCGTGCTCCACTTCATCTCCCCCACGATGACGGTCCTGACGGTGGCGGCCGCCCTTCCCGCCCTGGCCATCCAGATCCGCCTGAGCAGGCAGCGCGCGAAGATGGTGTGGTCGATCAGCCCGCGCAACCGGCGCCAGATCTTCTACCAGAGCCTGATGACCAACGTCTCCGCCATCAAGGAGACCAAGCTCTTCGGGATCGGCTCGTTCCTCCTCGGCCGGATGAACAGCGAGACCCGCGCCATCAACGCCGCCGAGGAACGGGTGGACCGCAAGGCACTCCTCGCCCAGGCTCCCCTCGCGGTCCTCGGTGCCGTGATCGCGGGCAGCGGCATGGTCTGGATCGTCGGAGCCGCGACGTCAGGTACCTTCAACGCCGGTGACATCACCGCCTTCATCACCACGATCGGCGGCGTCCAGGGCTCGCTCACCTCAACCGTCGCCCTGGTGACGACCTATCATCATGCCCTGGTTCTCTATGGGCACTACGTAGAGGTGACCACGGCGGCCAACGACCTGCCGGCCGCCCGCACCTCCGGCGCAACCCCCGCCCTGGCCCACCGCATCACGTTCGACGACGTCTGGTTCCGCTACAGCGAGGACGGGCCTTGGGTGCTCCGCGGCGTCAGCTTCACGATCGAACAGGGAAGTTCCCTCGCGCTCGTGGGGCTCAACGGAGCCGGCAAGTCGACCGTCGTGAAACTGCTGTTGCGCCTCTACGACCCGGAGAAGGGCGTCATCCGTTGGGACGGGGCGGATCTGCGCAACCTCGATCTCCCGACCCTGCGTGACCGGATCAGCGCCGTCTTCCAGGACTTCGTCCGCTACGACCTCTCCGCCGCGGAGAACATCGGTATCGGGGACGTACAGCGGCTCGACGACCAGTCCCGTATCGAGGCCTCGGCGAAGGAGGCCGGCATCCACGAACACCTCACCGGCCTGTCCCGCGGCTACCACACCTTGCTCTCCCGGACGTTCCCCGACATGGAGGGCGACCCCGACGCCGACTTCGCGGGCGTCGTCCTCTCCGGCGGGCAGTGGCAGCGCCTCGCCCTGGCGCGGGCCCTGATGCGCGTCGGCCGGGACCTCCTCGTCCTGGACGAACCCAGCTCGGGCATGGACCCAGCGGCGGAACAACAGCTGCACGCCCAGTTGAAGGTCTACCGGGAGGGCGCCACGAGCCTCCTCATCTCGCACCGCCTCGGCGTCCTCCGCGACGCCGACCGCATCATCGTGCTGGAGGACGGCCGCATCACGGAGTCCGGCAGTCACGACGAACTCATGCGGATCGACGGGGAGTACGCGAGACTCTTCACCATCCAGGCGGCGAACTACACCGAGAACATCGAATCCGGAGCAACCCTGTGA
- a CDS encoding dihydrofolate reductase family protein: MSELLVDFITSLDGYASGEGWPGFWGLEGPEYLAWLGEQPEVTYLMGANTYRLMSGFAAGEVPSGQDEFRPEEEASFDELTRASKVVFSSSLEEPLTWANSTLVRDDAVEAVRAMKSSGSGLLSTIGSLSLCRSLLRAGLVDRFRVVMFPVITGATGEERIYDGYPDVALEMIEHRTFDNRIQLVEYKPSVLEHPPLGVPA; encoded by the coding sequence ATGTCGGAGCTTCTCGTCGACTTCATCACCTCCCTCGACGGATACGCATCGGGAGAGGGGTGGCCCGGGTTCTGGGGCCTCGAGGGGCCGGAGTACCTCGCATGGCTCGGCGAGCAGCCCGAGGTCACCTACCTGATGGGAGCGAACACCTACCGCCTGATGTCGGGCTTCGCCGCAGGCGAGGTCCCGAGTGGCCAGGACGAGTTCAGGCCTGAGGAAGAGGCGTCCTTCGACGAGCTCACGCGAGCCTCCAAGGTGGTGTTCTCCTCCTCGCTCGAGGAGCCACTGACGTGGGCCAACTCCACGCTCGTCCGAGATGATGCCGTCGAGGCGGTTCGCGCCATGAAGTCGAGTGGCTCGGGGCTCCTCAGCACGATCGGCAGCCTCAGCCTGTGCCGGTCCCTGCTACGGGCGGGGCTCGTCGACCGCTTCCGGGTCGTGATGTTTCCGGTGATCACCGGGGCCACGGGCGAGGAACGCATCTACGACGGCTATCCGGACGTTGCCCTTGAGATGATCGAGCACCGCACCTTCGACAACCGCATCCAGTTGGTCGAGTACAAGCCCAGCGTGCTCGAGCACCCGCCGCTCGGCGTCCCCGCGTGA